GAGAAAATGCTCCGAACAGTACCAGTGGGCGGTTGGGGTTGAGCCACGATCAAGTTGCGTCGCAAAGCTTGGGTGGCGAATTCGTCCAAGATGTCCTCAACATCATAAGCCAAGTCTCTGAGGTCGTCTAGCCACATCTTCACCAGGGGGTTTGTCATCTGCTTCTCCTCCGCGTCATGGAGCACTGCGTAGATCTTCATCAATATTTTCTTCCACTCGTTCAGTTCAGAATCCACTTGCTCTTCACGTGCGTACTTCCACAGCTCCGGCGAGGCGACCATGTCGACCAACTTCTGAATGAACCCAGACAAAACGGCTTCTCCAACAAAACCGgccatgttttttttcttttcttgtaggTAACAAGGGATTGATAAGGGAACTCTCTGCAACAGATCTTTAAGAATATTAGATATTCTTCAGAAGAAAAGTTTGTAGCTAAAAAAGTATTAGGGAAAGTCTCTGCAActctagagaagaaaaagtaTTTGGGAACACGGCATTGAATTCCATGGAAGTGAGGGTCCATATTTTCACTTCATGCCAAAACTTCTTACATGTCATGGTCTCCTCACGAGCCATGGTCCTCTTTTGTACTATGGCCCCCTCATGCACTAGACTATTCAAACACTTCGTAATTTCCACCATTCAAGATCCAATAATTAATTAGGAAAGACCACATTATTATAGATAATGAAATATATGCTTTATATATCACATTCTTATTAGATAATGATGACACCACCTTTAACCAAAATATCTTCTACAATTTTCTTACATGTTCCATTCTTCTTGACTTTAGTAAGATCACACAAAGAAGTACATGAAGTTTAATGTGATTCGACTAGTTCgtatgtataaaatatttgttacgTTGATAtgatattgtaatattagatttctttATACAATAAGGAATGTTATCGGAAATATCTTTACAAATTTTCTAGATATTAAAGCAACAAATTTACCTGATGAAGATGAGtttataaaaactatatatGATAGATAGAAATACGAAAAAGAGCGAGAGACACCGAGTAGAATAATAACTCACAATTCAAGGTATACGTATAAGGAGTAgggaaatatgatattttttgttctttataatattttttattttatgatatagtgaaattattttctctcatccatagatataaaaatagttaGTTAAATCAAGTTAAACCCCATAtacatttttgtgaaaaaattatctttatattcTTATATTAATATGTTGGCAATAAATCTTTGTCTATGTtagagcttttttttttatacaacatGTTATATCAAAGTTTTTTCCGACACATACAACAAGTGGTATTGGAACTAGGTAATGGGTTTAAGTTATAGAAGTAGAATGttaaagaaagaattgttaggTATGTGATATCATGACTCATTGAGAAAATGATAGCTAAAATAAATGATCCAGGATAGGTATGTAAGGCAAACCCAAAGTCCACAAGACAGGTGTTTTATGggtaaggatgaaaatataaaaaatataaattttataaatatacatttattattaaattacattatagattattttacaatattattatgataatatgtctaattttaaaatatatttaatattaaaattatgatccattttaatttaaaagtattcaatgatatcaaataaataataatatatgtataatttttttaatatttatatttattatatttaataaatatatagattatataaaaaatacaaaattatgtttttatatttttggtaataaattaaatcaaatataaaaataaaataattataatttatttatttaataatataaaaattgaaaaatcaatgaaatatcagtaaaatatccaaaaatatcgaTGAAATATCagttaaaacacaaaaaaaaatagaaaaattgataaaatatctaaaaatattgattgatGGATATatctttttgaattttgtatcaCGGATATTGGATATATTATGGATATATCGGCATATATTTGGGTATTTTAATCCTTGGTTATGGGATCTTCAATCTCCATTGTGATTGTTAAGTCACGTTATAAGCCTCAGTATAAGTAAAAGAGTCTTAGGATAGATGTGTTGTGGGATAGTCAAGTCCCATCACGAGCCTTCAAATCGTTAAGCTTTGGAATAAGTGTTAATTAAGGGGTGGTTATGGCATAATAGAACAAGTCATAAACACTACAGTGCACCAACCTTTACTTgaagttggaaaataaataaatcaatagaaGTATATGATATGTAACTGAGAATAGCATACATATTCCTGCTTGTGTACAATAGCAGAAACCAGAAGAATAAGTCCTAATAAGCACTGAACACGTTCATCATTCTTTTCTTCATACCTGAGATAAGAAATTCAGAAAAGGAACTATCAACTTACAAAATGGAGGAACCCATATCGGAGATTCtcagaaggaaaaacaaaatagataATCATCTAACATTGAGGTAAAAAACATACCATCACCATGTGAATTTGCTGCTTAATGTTCGGAAATTTTGGATTTCATATGTTTCTTTGcttctttgtttctttccttcctgtATGTAGACAGAAATTTCCATTCTTTATTTAGAAATGAACTCAGAATTTTGCCATTGAAAATGGGAGATGCATACTGGGAATAGGCAGTAGGCATACCTTGTTGAAGGAGGGAAAAACACAGCGCAAACGACAAATGACTCATCAATCGGCTTCCTTGATCTGAAACAAATAAGAACAAAACAGCTTAAGCAGGGCAAGAGATTTTGCACCCAGTTTTAGCCATAAGCCAATGATGCGGTCAAAAGCCACCTCCTATCCAAGCCTTCAATAAACACATGGAAAATCATATTAACAAGATAATCTGAAACTGGGATTGAGTTGCAAATAGGCATACCTGACTGagttttttttgtctcttttgtGTACAGGACAGAGAATTCATCTTGGGATGCTGTTAGCATTCCCTTATTTCAAGTCTTGATAGCGTTGCACGCAGCCCAATGGACCGGAGCTTAGGGCACCTGTAGATGGATATCCTTTCAAGAGAAAAGAGGTTTTTGAGAGCCAGACAGGCCAGGGAATCCAGCTTACTGATAAAAAGTTTGCTCAGAGTTGTAGGAAGAAGACAGTCATCATCTGAAAGAGATGCCAGACTTGGACATACACCGGAAATGTACAGTGATGAAAGAGAAGTGAGCCTGTGGAGGCCCCATTCAGATAATGGCACCTTCAGATTCACACAATCTTTGATTGAGAGCGAGGTAAGGTTGGGAGCCAAACCGCATTCTGGAAATGACTCCAAGCCCTGACAATTCCTGATATTCAGTCCTTGAAGAGATGAAAGGTTCTGCATTTGATGAGGCAGGGACTTCAGGTTCTCACAGTTGTTAATATAAAGGTCTCTGAGATTGGGAGTGGGCAAGCCCCTTTCTGGAAAGGACACAAGACCTTGACAACCATATATATAGAGATACTTGAGGCTGTGGAGGAATCCTGGAAGGATTTTCATGTTTGGATAATTGGAAATGGACAACTGTTCAAGTGCAGTATTGCTGTGCAACATCTGCTCTGAAATTGGTTGAAATTGCCCGCAGTCCCATATCTCAAGCCGCTTAAGGGTGGAGGGTAGCTCGCCTGTTGGAAGGGATGGAAGGGATGAACATTTTCTGATCTCCAAGACTTCAAGACAACAAGAGTTGGTGCTAACCATAGAATTGTGGTGCATCATTCCCTCTGGCAGAGTCTGTAGATTTGCACAATCCTTGATCTTCAGTTGCTTAAGTGAGGCAGGCAGCTCACCTTCTGGAAAGCTAATGAGGCATGGGCAGTGTTCAATCTCCAAATATTCAAGGAAACCTGAGTTGTAATTGTGAGGTAGTAACTTCAGAGTCTTGCATTTCTGCAGCACGAGACTTCTCAGCATCGGTGGCAAGCCCATCTCTGGAAATGACTCCAGTTTGGGGCAACTCTGTAATGACAACTCTTCAAGACATGTGAGACTTTGCAGACCATTAGGCAGCCTCTGCAGGTTAGcacagttttctattttcaaatgtttGAGATTGCATGGCAGCCTTTGCTCCTCCAAGGATACAAGTCCATGGCACTGCCAGATATCTATACTTTCAAGACCCCGGAGGCATTCTAATCCAAATCTGTTCTCCCACAAAGACGTCATCTCCCCACATCCTCTTATCACCAGTTTTTGAAGGGCTGCTAACAACTGGGTATATCCTTCCCTTAGACAAGTTAATCTGGAAATTCTCTGAATGTTTAGTGTAGTGAGGGAGCTCAGATCAACCCCGTTTCTCAACACAACCTCATTACATTCTACAACGTTTAAGCTACAAACATATGCAAGTCTTGGAAGTGCAGCCTTCAACTTTGGACATTCAAAAATTTCGAGCTCTGTCAGGGAAGGTAGGCAATTGGGCAAGCTTCCAGTCAGTTTGGGACATTCCCTTATTCTAAGCTCTCGAAGGCAAGAAAATAATCCTTCACATTCCTCAACCATATCAGAAAAACACCAGTCTTCCCATTCTGGCATATCCTCAAACCTTAGAGACTCCAAGCATGGAAAAGGCTGGAAAAGAGAGACCTCCCCAAAAAATTCATCACCTATGGTTTTAACTTTACACATTCCTTGAATGCGCAAGGCTTTGAGTAGAGATAGTCGTCCAAGACACAGTAGCGATGTGcattttccacaatttttaagGGTCAGGGACTCCATTTTTGCGAATGAAGGATTCCCTATCCAGCTTGGGAATTTTGGTCCTCCATAGAACTCAACTGTGAGCTTTTTCAGATTTCTTTGAGGTTGCAGCAACTCGAGCACAAGCATTTCATTCAATTCATTTCGTGAATCATCAAAATCACCACTCCATCCCATTGTTAGTTCTTCAATGTGGCACTTATTCTTTAAACAAGCATCCACTGCATCTCGTGTATTTCTCGCATTATGCAATCCTTGAATGGAAAGTTCTCCTTGAAGATCCAACAAGTGCTTCAATTCTTGTATGCTCGACCCATTACCTTTCCCCACAATAAACTTAGACAATGTTTGCAAATTTGTCAGGCTGCCCATTCGTGGGGGCATCTCTTGTAATTGACTTGTCCCAGCAATATCAAGATGTCGAAGGTTGATTAAATTTCCCATCCCCACAGGCATCTCAGTGAGACTCCAACAATCTCGTAATATTAAGGTTTGTAAATTATACAGATGACCTACTGAATTAGGTAACCTTTTAATTGAAGAGCGACATAGATTGAGATATCGTAGATGACTCAAATCATCAATTGAACTCGGCAGCTCACTCATCTTATAGCCACTTAAAGATAGTACCCGTAAgcatttcatttccattaagaGGTCATGTGTCACCTTCGTAGTTATGAATGACAAACTTTTCATAAATGATACACTGATGGGTAAAGCTAGAAAAGTTCGAAGATACTTCCCTTTATCgacaacttcaaattttttgaagatCTCATTAGCCTGACGAATGAATGACAAATGGCGAGccctttgaaaaatattttcattattctcCAACTTATCCTCCAAATTGAAACATACATTTCCGGCAATAGATTGAGCCAAATCATGGATGAGATCATGCATCATGAATCGCGGCATTATGTCACTTGATTGTTGAAAGAATGACCTTGATAACAACTCTGAGAAGTATTTGGAACCTAAGTCCTCCATTCGCTTCTTCCCTTTTGTTTGCTGCAGAAATCCTTCTCCCATCCATAAAAGGATTAATTCATCCTTTTTGAATTCATATCCCTTGGGAAAAATAGCGCAGTAAGCAAAGCACTGCTTCAGATGAGATGGGAGGTGATGATAGCTCAATTTGAGAGCTGGAAGAACACCACTTTTCTCTTCTGGTAGATCCCATATCTTACTCTTCAATATATCGTCCCATGCCTCATGGTTTAGTTCATTTCGCAAGATGCCTCCCAGGGCCTTTGCGACCAAAGGCAAGCCCCTGCATCTGTTCACCATTTCCTCTCCAATTATTTTCACGTGCGGATGAGCTTCAAAGTTCCTTGCTCCCAATGCATGCTGCGCAAACACAGCTCGACAATCATCATTTGACAGCTCCTGCAGGGGGTAAGGCGAAACCGTTCTGGTAAGTGACGCGACACCCATGTTGCGAGTAGTGATGATAACCTTACTGCCGGGTCCCCCTGCTCGTAAAGGGGTGCACAACCTATCCCATTTGTCATAGTTCTCGTTCCAGACATCATCTAGAACAAGCAGAAACTTCTTTCCAGACAATTTCTCTTTCAGCTTGACTTGAAGCAAGTTTAGATCATTGATCTCACGGGCATAAGAAGCAATTGACTGTAGAAGCGTTTTTGTTATCCTCAAAACATCAAAATCATCAGAAACACAAACCCAAGCCCTCAGATCAAAATGATTCTTCACTCTGTCGTCGTGGTAGGCAAGCTGGGCAAGGGTAGTTTTGCCGACACCTCCCATGCCGACTATAGGAATCACGCAGACTTCATTATCATGAACCAATTCATCCCTCAGCAACACTTCAAGTATCGCCTCTTTATCAGTTTCCCTGCCATAAACACGAGACTCAACCACCAGACAAGTTGTTTCAGGGACTCTTTTTCTCTTCCTGTTGGACCTCCCTTCAACATTCTCTCTCAAATCCAGGTCACCCTTTTGGGTAGAAATCTCATGTAATCTTGCAGTGATCTCCTCTATCTTAGACCCCATATTGAGATTATACACCAAAGCATTTGGATTGAAACGAGAAGACAAGGAGGAGATGAGGCTGCGTACCGTACTAGTACTTGGCTGAGGATCGTCTGTGATCAGCTTGCGCCGTAAAGCTTCGGTGGCGAAGTCGTCCAAGATGTCCTCAACATCATAGGCCAAGTCTCTGAGCTCGGCTAACCATATCTGCACGAACCGATTAGTCATCTGCTTCTCCTCAGCATCATGAAGCACTGCATGGATTTTCAGCAGTATTCCCTCCCACTTCTTGAGCTCGGCGTGGACTTGTTCTTCGCGGGCGAACTTCCGGAGGTCGGGGCAGGCCAACATGTCGACAAGCTTCTGAATGGAAGCAGATAGAAAAGCCTCTCCAACAAAAGCCATGGTTAGTTACTTTGCAGAAATCAGTCCCAAATCGTACAACAGAACCAGAAGAAATGGTTTAT
This DNA window, taken from Vitis riparia cultivar Riparia Gloire de Montpellier isolate 1030 chromosome 13, EGFV_Vit.rip_1.0, whole genome shotgun sequence, encodes the following:
- the LOC117928203 gene encoding putative disease resistance protein At3g14460, whose translation is MGGVGKTTLAQLAYHDDRVKNHFDLRAWVCVSDDFDVLRITKTLLQSIASYAREINDLNLLQVKLKEKLSGKKFLLVLDDVWNENYDKWDRLCTPLRAGGPGSKVIITTRNMGVASLTRTVSPYPLQELSNDDCRAVFAQHALGARNFEAHPHVKIIGEEMVNRCRGLPLVAKALGGILRNELNHEAWDDILKSKIWDLPEEKSGVLPALKLSYHHLPSHLKQCFAYCAIFPKGYEFKKDELILLWMGEGFLQQTKGKKRMEDLGSKYFSELLSRSFFQQSSDIMPRFMMHDLIHDLAQSIAGNVCFNLEDKLENNENIFQRARHLSFIRQANEIFKKFEVVDKGKYLRTFLALPISVSFMKSLSFITTKVTHDLLMEMKCLRVLSLSGYKMSELPSSIDDLSHLRYLNLCRSSIKRLPNSVGHLYNLQTLILRDCWSLTEMPVGMGNLINLRHLDIAGTSQLQEMPPRMGSLTNLQTLSKFIVGKGNGSSIQELKHLLDLQGELSIQGLHNARNTRDAVDACLKNKCHIEELTMGWSGDFDDSRNELNEMLVLELLQPQRNLKKLTVEFYGGPKFPSWIGNPSFAKMESLTLKNCGKCTSLLCLGRLSLLKALRIQGMCKVKTIGDEFFGEVSLFQPFPCLESLRFEDMPEWEDWCFSDMVEECEGLFSCLRELRIRECPKLTGSLPNCLPSLTELEIFECPKLKAALPRLAYVCSLNVVECNEVVLRNGVDLSSLTTLNIQRISRLTCLREGYTQLLAALQKLVIRGCGEMTSLWENRFGLECLRGLESIDIWQCHGLVSLEEQRLPCNLKHLKIENCANLQRLPNGLQSLTCLEELSLQSCPKLESFPEMGLPPMLRSLVLQKCKTLKLLPHNYNSGFLEYLEIEHCPCLISFPEGELPASLKQLKIKDCANLQTLPEGMMHHNSMVSTNSCCLEVLEIRKCSSLPSLPTGELPSTLKRLEIWDCGQFQPISEQMLHSNTALEQLSISNYPNMKILPGFLHSLKYLYIYGCQGLVSFPERGLPTPNLRDLYINNCENLKSLPHQMQNLSSLQGLNIRNCQGLESFPECGLAPNLTSLSIKDCVNLKVPLSEWGLHRLTSLSSLYISGVCPSLASLSDDDCLLPTTLSKLFISKLDSLVP